Genomic segment of Primulina huaijiensis isolate GDHJ02 unplaced genomic scaffold, ASM1229523v2 scaffold37281, whole genome shotgun sequence:
ATATTTCTATTGATCCCAAGAAGTACAATTATTGAGTAAAAATTGTCGTGAAACAATAATTGTTCATACTATGAGTGTAATCAAAACATAATATTGAGCTAATATAAACCACTagttataattttgataaaaaaaataaacaaatgttTTGTCCGATATAAACCTATTATACATATGCAAACAAAATTGATGCAACAATTTGGATATGAAAGAATAAAAGTTTAAGATAGATTTTATCTTCAAATAAGATACTATGTTtgaatagataaaataatcgaaactaattaataataaataattaaagaatttgattttagaagaacaaacaaataaataagaaCAGCaggtttatttaaataattaaatattataaaaatcaaagttttacgttattgtaataaaatgagGTTTGTGACATGGGTTGATGATCCTAGCCTCTCGATAAAAGGGTCGGGGGTTAGCAGCAGCACTTGCCCCTAACCTCGTCTctccttttatttttcttccatTAAAAGGGTTGGAGtgcttgttattttgtttaatccCCGtcccttgtttttaattttttttcctaaaagaAATTGGAATATGCACAGGCACCAAGATTTGTAACCGcagtctttttttatttttttaatgttatacatttgaaatgttttttttcccAATATAATACAATGAAATCTTAGTCAGTTATAATAACATATAAtatcaattttcattaaaatgtaaaattatatatcatctatattattatatatgacactaaaatatttaattccacAATTATCCTTTTTATCATACTAAAAATCTTTTCAAATCACTCcgtattttacataaaaaaatataatttttttttttaaatcgaacaatttttcgaaattgaaaataatttcgtgttaatgGTTTAGTATTAtgtgatcaaattaaaaataataataatatatgtaaCGTGGAAAAAAAAATCCAGGCCAATGGTTAACTAACTGCAAACCCGGTTCCTCAATAAATTTTTGCTCAACAAGACAACTACTGTGCCGCTGGTGACAAGGACACGTTGATACGTCGATGCATCAACTGTACTGTCCAATGGTTTCAAGGTAGTCATAGTCATAGTCATAGTCATAGTCATAGTCAACAACAAAAGTTGCTGTTCCAATGCTGGCCTGAAATTATTGCTATGCAAATTCAAAAGTGTCATCTCCTTAACTTTAATTCCAAGCTCAGAATTTTTTGCTATTTCATCCAACTTTTGTCTTCATCTTTCCCCAACCTCTCCTTTTTCATTGTCTCTCCACCACATTCCGAATCTAGGGTTTGATGTCCCTTCTCTCAGGTTTTCTTTGTGAGTTTGAGTTTGGTTGAAGAAATGTTCGGAGCAGGATATTGTGGGTTTGTATCCAAGGATTTTCTGCATTTCCAGAATATAGGCTTTGATGTGTGTTCTTCTTGTTCAATTTGTGTCAAGATTCAATCTTTCTGAGTTTCCATGCTTCACTTGACGTTGATGATCATGTTAAACCTGaaagttgtaatatttcttgATGTATTTGATTTCTTTCTTGAAGTTAACGCTAAAATCTTGTAAGAAAAATTTAAGCTTTCCTGTTGTCGTGCTCTGATTCTGTGTTTTGGGTTTTACTTttgtttctttctttgtttttcatTCTGATTTTGGGGTGTCGGCACTCGGCTGAAAGAAAAGTGTGTATTTTAACTGTGATTTTTATTACTAAGTAAATGCATGGAAGGGAGAGAAGGGATGACTTCGCAAGGTTCAGCCTCGTATTACCTCCAGAGAGGTGGATTACGAGGATCGGGTTCAGGACCCTGCCCAAATATCCATGTCGCTGCTTCAGGGTCGGCCATAAAACCGACCAGCGAGATGCACCCTGCACCTGTTTTCAAAACTCTGTCATCGAATCCCAGCATTTCAGTGCATCACGATGTAGGGATCAGTGGATTTCATATTGAGAACACGTCACACAGTTATTCTCATGGGATGAACATGGCTTTTGTGTCGAGTGCGTCACGGGGCGACGATGGCGTAAcggtgaagaagaagaagaggggTAGGCCTAGAAAATATGCACCCGACGGGTCTAATATGTCTTTAGGATTGTCCCGATTGTCGGGTTCCACGTCATGTTCTGAGGAAGCTCCACCTGCGGAAAAACCTCGGAGAGGGCGGCCACCCGGGACTGGGTGGAAGCAGAAACTTGCTCCTCTTGGTTAGTTTTTGTCTGACTTAATTGTGGTGTTATCGTAAATGTAATTCAAGTCATTATTGCCTAATATGATGCATTGAATATGTTTTTTCAGTATTTGTAGTATTGATATAGTGCGGTAAATTGGATATATCCTTTTGCTGAGTGGATCTGGCAAGAGGATACCCCCCTTCGAATAATTTgtttttgaagttttatttgCCAAAAATTTTGTCCCCGAAATCCATTCACTGCTGCTCCATGTCACCCCAACTCTCGAATTCCTTGATCTGTCCGTGTAATCATGATGACATAAGAACCTCTGCCTGTGAACCTAATGAAAGATTTAAGACAGTTTTGGAACAAGAATCTTGGAAAAAATTACAGGCACTGGTCACCGAGTTTGCTCCTTAGTAAAGGTAACCTGCCGCTGATGCTTGACGAAGCTCCTAAATTTTGTGTTCCAGTACTTCACTTGCTTGTTAACAAGAGAATGCGATTTGTTTCCTTTTCGTGGCCGGGAGAATAAAAGTTTATTCCCACCAGGTGAATGGATGAACAGTTCAGCTGGATTAGCTTTTACACCACATGTCTTACTTGTTGAAGCTGGAGAGGTATGGTCTGCCTCGATCTTCTAGAATAGTCTCCATCGTGGTTCGATTATACATATTATGTCATTCTTTTGAACTTGTGCCTGATTTGTCAGGCATATCATACTCTGTGCATGTTAAATTAATCCTCTGCTTT
This window contains:
- the LOC140968541 gene encoding AT-hook motif nuclear-localized protein 5-like — translated: MEGREGMTSQGSASYYLQRGGLRGSGSGPCPNIHVAASGSAIKPTSEMHPAPVFKTLSSNPSISVHHDVGISGFHIENTSHSYSHGMNMAFVSSASRGDDGVTVKKKKRGRPRKYAPDGSNMSLGLSRLSGSTSCSEEAPPAEKPRRGRPPGTGWKQKLAPLGEWMNSSAGLAFTPHVLLVEAGEDIAAKILAFAQQRPRALCILSAYGSVSAVTLRQPTTSSGAITYEGRFEILCLSGSYLLAESGGPHNRTGGISISVCSPDGHVIGGAIGGRLVAANHVQVIACSFVYDGTGTKAKNNSESDSKDEQYLLLQPAEKSSTPVSPAPTHPNVSETSSKAGIKNFKPEFDLTRG